Proteins found in one Aquibium microcysteis genomic segment:
- a CDS encoding SMP-30/gluconolactonase/LRE family protein encodes MWSADGRGGVVRIDPDGSQTLILQSTRTVNEARSFEDRYVNTAGSLPNGLAIDADGTFLIANFGTDALERMTRDGTTTTLLDRIDGRPVGKANFVTRDRRGRLYLTVTTRMVPWTRHVETMSRDGYIALIDQRGARIVADGLCGTNELRFDPDERFLYVAETTARRISRFEVRADGTLSDRETYGPENVGGFCDGIAFDAVGNLWSTLIMADRLIALTPQGEVLVLLDDGDPAGTAALDAAWAAGTVTPAVMAGATGTLCPWMASVTFGGPDLRTVYLGSLRGSRIPAFRSPVPGLPLIHW; translated from the coding sequence TTGTGGAGCGCCGACGGGCGCGGCGGGGTGGTGCGCATCGACCCCGACGGGAGCCAGACGCTGATCCTCCAGTCGACCCGCACGGTCAACGAGGCGCGGTCCTTCGAAGACCGCTACGTCAACACCGCCGGCAGCCTGCCCAACGGTCTCGCCATCGACGCGGACGGCACCTTCCTGATCGCCAATTTCGGCACCGACGCGCTCGAGCGCATGACCCGCGACGGAACGACGACGACCCTGCTCGACCGTATCGACGGGCGGCCGGTCGGCAAGGCGAACTTCGTCACGCGCGACCGCAGGGGCCGGCTCTACCTGACCGTCACCACGCGCATGGTTCCCTGGACACGCCACGTCGAGACCATGAGCCGCGACGGTTACATCGCCCTCATCGACCAGCGCGGCGCGCGCATCGTCGCCGACGGACTGTGCGGGACGAACGAACTGCGCTTCGACCCCGACGAGCGCTTCCTCTACGTCGCCGAGACGACCGCCCGGCGCATCTCCCGCTTCGAGGTGCGCGCGGACGGAACGCTGTCGGATCGCGAGACGTACGGGCCGGAGAACGTCGGCGGATTCTGCGACGGCATCGCCTTCGATGCCGTCGGCAATCTGTGGAGCACGCTGATCATGGCCGACCGCCTGATCGCCCTCACGCCGCAGGGCGAGGTGCTGGTGCTGCTCGACGACGGCGACCCCGCCGGCACGGCGGCCCTCGATGCGGCCTGGGCCGCCGGGACGGTGACGCCGGCCGTCATGGCAGGTGCCACGGGCACGCTCTGCCCCTGGATGGCCAGCGTCACCTTCGGCGGACCGGACCTCAGGACGGTCTATCTCGGCAGCCTGCGCGGCAGCCGCATCCCGGCGTTCCGGTCGCCGGTCCCGGGCCTCCCGCTGATCCACTGGTAG
- a CDS encoding TetR/AcrR family transcriptional regulator — MTGKWGAAAGPATKRQQKPSMDSTRDRILDAAETLFGEGTFDTVSLRDITQRADVTLALASYHFGTKERLFAEVVGRRAHILDQMRRERLAATEAEGRLDTRSIVDAFMRPLFEQMASGLPGWPSYLLILAQLGQTNRWLHLLRENFDATAELFLSGLEAALPSVPRPLLLRGFSMVLVAMLQTLSRNRRLDALSAGTVTADDLDAAYDALLQFAVRGLEGLGEA; from the coding sequence ATGACCGGAAAATGGGGTGCTGCAGCCGGGCCGGCCACGAAGCGGCAGCAGAAGCCGTCGATGGACAGCACCCGCGACAGGATTCTCGACGCGGCCGAGACGCTGTTCGGCGAGGGCACGTTCGACACCGTCTCCCTGCGCGACATCACCCAGCGGGCCGACGTGACCCTGGCGCTCGCCAGCTACCATTTCGGAACCAAGGAACGGCTCTTCGCCGAGGTGGTGGGGCGACGTGCCCACATCCTCGACCAGATGCGGCGCGAGCGCCTCGCCGCGACCGAGGCCGAGGGCCGGCTCGACACCCGCAGCATCGTCGACGCCTTCATGCGCCCGCTGTTCGAACAGATGGCGAGCGGCCTGCCCGGATGGCCGTCCTATCTCCTCATCCTCGCCCAGCTGGGTCAGACGAACCGCTGGCTCCATCTGCTGCGCGAGAACTTCGACGCCACGGCGGAGCTTTTCCTGTCCGGGCTCGAAGCCGCCCTTCCCTCCGTCCCCCGGCCCCTGCTCCTGCGCGGCTTCTCGATGGTGCTTGTCGCCATGCTCCAGACGCTGTCGCGCAATCGGCGCCTGGACGCGCTGTCGGCGGGCACGGTGACGGCGGACGATCTGGACGCCGCCTACGACGCGCTGCTGCAGTTCGCCGTCAGGGGGCTGGAGGGTCTCGGTGAAGCCTGA
- a CDS encoding antibiotic biosynthesis monooxygenase family protein — protein MIIEVASIRVKDGSETEFEAAVGKAVEVFRRARGCLGLHLQRCIEEPSLYEAVIRWQTLENHTVDFRGSDLFQEWRALVGPFFAEPPAVRHYTVAVPRADF, from the coding sequence ATGATCATCGAAGTGGCCTCCATCCGTGTGAAGGATGGTTCCGAGACGGAGTTCGAGGCAGCGGTCGGCAAGGCGGTCGAGGTGTTCCGCCGCGCCAGGGGTTGCCTTGGCCTGCACCTCCAGCGCTGCATCGAGGAACCGTCGCTCTACGAGGCGGTCATCCGCTGGCAGACGCTGGAGAACCACACGGTCGACTTCCGGGGCTCCGACCTGTTCCAGGAGTGGCGGGCGCTGGTCGGGCCGTTCTTCGCCGAACCGCCGGCCGTTCGTCACTATACGGTCGCCGTTCCGCGCGCCGACTTCTGA
- a CDS encoding SDR family NAD(P)-dependent oxidoreductase, which produces MELPKMPSMRLDGRRALVTGAGRGLGLACASALAEAGAHVTLVARTGAEVEEAAAAIRARGDQATAVALDVTDLDAVAALLQAGEAHDILVNNAGTNRPGPMAEATVADFDLVMGLNLRAAYFLSQAFVRRLLAGKRPGSVINMSSQMGLVGAANRTIYCASKHAVEGLTKAMAVELAPTGIRVNSICPTFIETPMTKPFFENAAFRYATLSKIKLGRIGSVEDVMGAVVYLASDAASLVTGSAIVVDGGWTAE; this is translated from the coding sequence ATGGAACTGCCGAAAATGCCGAGCATGCGCCTGGACGGGCGCCGCGCGCTGGTCACCGGCGCAGGACGCGGCCTCGGCCTCGCCTGCGCGTCCGCGCTCGCGGAGGCCGGCGCGCATGTCACGCTCGTGGCACGAACGGGCGCCGAGGTCGAGGAGGCTGCCGCCGCGATCCGCGCGCGCGGCGATCAGGCGACCGCAGTCGCGCTCGACGTGACGGATCTCGACGCGGTGGCGGCCTTGCTGCAGGCGGGCGAGGCGCACGACATCCTCGTCAACAATGCCGGCACCAACAGGCCCGGACCCATGGCGGAGGCGACGGTCGCCGATTTCGACCTGGTGATGGGGTTGAACCTGCGGGCCGCCTATTTCCTCTCGCAGGCCTTCGTCAGGCGGCTTCTGGCCGGGAAGCGGCCCGGATCCGTCATCAACATGTCGTCCCAGATGGGGCTCGTCGGGGCCGCCAACCGCACGATCTACTGCGCCTCGAAGCACGCCGTCGAAGGGCTCACCAAGGCTATGGCGGTGGAACTCGCGCCGACCGGCATCCGCGTCAACTCGATCTGTCCCACCTTCATCGAGACGCCGATGACGAAGCCGTTCTTCGAGAACGCCGCGTTCCGCTACGCCACGCTTTCCAAGATCAAGCTCGGCCGTATCGGCTCCGTCGAGGACGTCATGGGCGCGGTGGTCTATCTGGCATCCGATGCCGCGTCCCTGGTCACGGGGAGCGCCATCGTCGTGGACGGCGGCTGGACCGCGGAATGA
- a CDS encoding alpha/beta hydrolase produces the protein MTTIMQGAEPFRFEGKTASVLALHGFTGTPQSMRYVGEAIHERFGFTVACPLLAGHGTTPDEMEKTGYLDWLNSAETALKALAADGLPVFVIGLSMGGSLTLNLAARFPEIVRAAIPVNAPAISLGPDMASLLCNQDSSMRVPGVGSDIKAPGVIEVAYSEFPASRLAHGHLLFGVTTNLLSRIKCPVTVIQSREDHVVPARNALDIVTGLTSSDHVRLVWLNESYHVATLDNDKDLIVSHAGDMINHVLANG, from the coding sequence ATGACCACCATCATGCAGGGTGCCGAACCGTTCCGTTTCGAAGGCAAGACCGCATCCGTGCTCGCGCTGCACGGCTTCACCGGCACGCCCCAGAGCATGCGCTACGTCGGCGAGGCCATTCACGAGCGCTTCGGCTTCACCGTCGCATGCCCGCTGCTCGCCGGACACGGCACCACGCCCGACGAGATGGAGAAGACGGGCTATCTGGACTGGCTGAACTCCGCCGAGACTGCGCTCAAGGCTCTCGCGGCCGACGGCCTGCCGGTCTTCGTGATCGGCCTTTCCATGGGCGGGTCGCTGACGCTGAACCTCGCGGCGCGCTTTCCCGAGATCGTCAGGGCGGCCATTCCGGTCAACGCGCCCGCCATCTCGCTCGGCCCGGACATGGCCTCACTCCTCTGCAATCAGGATTCGTCGATGCGGGTGCCGGGGGTCGGTTCGGACATCAAGGCGCCGGGCGTGATCGAGGTCGCCTATTCGGAGTTCCCGGCAAGCCGGCTCGCGCATGGCCATCTCCTGTTCGGCGTCACGACCAACCTCTTGTCGCGGATCAAGTGCCCCGTCACGGTCATCCAGTCGCGCGAGGACCATGTCGTGCCGGCGCGCAACGCGCTCGACATCGTCACCGGCCTGACCTCGTCGGACCATGTGAGGCTGGTCTGGCTGAACGAGTCCTACCACGTCGCCACGCTCGACAACGACAAGGACCTGATCGTGTCCCATGCCGGCGACATGATCAACCACGTGCTGGCCAACGGCTGA
- a CDS encoding ABC transporter permease: MTLSDTAVRTRGLRLLNMATALPIAYAGTLILLVCAYVFRPALLSPLLLLLIIRQAAPLGLAVIGQSLCMRILSIDLSFGGVAIGVSYILTSGYVPGSEAVLIGCALLFGAAVGLANAFFIVRLRASSVIVTLAMGLLLTGVVIAFSQFRAPGDAPALLKYIGQSRVSGVPLAPLLWLALLIPVAWFLRRSVLGHYIDAIGANPRAAHATGIPYGAIVVIVHVASSLFAVFSAFLLVGFVGMGSLDIGRDLALNSLAAVILGGVTFGSGRGGVLGPAVAAFMLTFLFNLLTSFGLGEPSKLMLQGAIIAVAAIAYSARTKT; this comes from the coding sequence ATGACCCTGTCCGACACCGCCGTTCGCACCCGCGGCCTGCGCCTGCTGAACATGGCGACGGCCTTGCCGATCGCCTATGCCGGGACGCTGATCCTGCTCGTCTGCGCCTATGTCTTCCGGCCCGCGCTGCTTTCGCCGCTGCTCCTGCTCCTGATCATCCGCCAGGCGGCGCCGCTCGGTCTGGCCGTGATCGGCCAGTCGCTTTGCATGCGCATCCTGTCGATCGATCTCTCCTTCGGCGGGGTGGCCATCGGCGTGAGCTACATCCTCACCAGCGGCTACGTTCCCGGCAGCGAGGCGGTGCTGATCGGTTGTGCCCTGCTCTTCGGGGCGGCCGTCGGTCTGGCCAATGCGTTCTTCATCGTGCGGCTGCGTGCGTCGTCGGTGATCGTGACGCTCGCCATGGGGCTGCTGCTCACGGGGGTCGTGATCGCCTTCAGCCAGTTCCGCGCGCCGGGCGACGCGCCCGCCCTGCTGAAGTACATCGGCCAGTCTCGCGTCTCGGGCGTGCCGCTGGCACCGCTCCTCTGGCTGGCGCTGCTCATACCGGTCGCCTGGTTCCTGAGGCGCTCCGTGCTCGGCCACTACATCGACGCGATCGGCGCCAATCCGCGTGCCGCTCATGCCACGGGGATACCCTATGGCGCGATCGTGGTGATCGTCCACGTCGCGTCGAGCCTCTTTGCCGTCTTCAGCGCCTTCCTGCTGGTCGGGTTCGTCGGCATGGGAAGCCTGGACATCGGCCGGGACCTCGCGCTCAATTCGCTGGCCGCCGTCATCCTGGGCGGCGTCACCTTCGGTTCCGGACGCGGCGGCGTGCTCGGTCCGGCGGTGGCGGCCTTCATGCTGACCTTCCTGTTCAACCTGCTCACCAGCTTCGGCCTCGGAGAACCGAGCAAGCTGATGCTGCAGGGCGCCATCATCGCCGTGGCGGCGATCGCCTATTCCGCACGAACCAAGACCTGA
- a CDS encoding ABC transporter permease, translating into MTGRVRSKTSRSGIRFITIALPVAMFVILSFTASSFFTAQNLANVGNQVTALLIVSLGQLIVAIGGGVDLSVGSMLSLTSAIIVTYDPAIVIPLAILAGCVLGVVNGTGVAVFGVHPLVMTLATGTFVQGLTLLVSPVPGGVVAPAIEALAHGRPFGIQPSLLWCAVAILLCWLLLARSAFGLRLYALGANARNASLNGVTVVGPIIACYVMCSLAAVAAGIFLTARVSTGDPTIGAAFGLDSITAIALGGVQLSGGVGSVPGVILGVVTLGLATNGMNLLGVSPFLRMAATGLLLLGAVSLQRRKTIGV; encoded by the coding sequence GTGACCGGCCGTGTTCGCTCGAAGACCTCGCGCAGCGGTATCCGCTTCATCACGATCGCATTGCCGGTAGCGATGTTCGTGATCCTCTCCTTCACCGCGTCGAGCTTCTTCACCGCGCAGAATCTCGCCAATGTCGGCAACCAGGTCACGGCGCTGCTCATCGTCTCGCTCGGCCAGCTGATCGTGGCGATCGGCGGCGGCGTCGATCTGTCCGTGGGGTCGATGCTCAGCCTGACCAGCGCCATCATCGTGACATACGACCCGGCGATCGTGATCCCGCTCGCCATCCTGGCGGGATGCGTGCTCGGGGTCGTCAACGGGACGGGCGTCGCCGTGTTCGGCGTCCACCCGCTCGTGATGACTCTGGCGACGGGCACCTTCGTCCAGGGACTGACGCTTCTCGTCAGCCCCGTCCCCGGAGGTGTCGTGGCTCCTGCCATCGAAGCTCTGGCCCATGGACGGCCGTTCGGCATCCAGCCCTCGCTGCTGTGGTGCGCGGTGGCCATCCTTCTGTGCTGGCTTCTCCTCGCCCGTTCCGCCTTCGGCCTGCGCCTCTACGCGCTCGGCGCCAACGCGCGCAACGCATCGCTCAACGGCGTCACGGTGGTTGGCCCCATCATCGCCTGCTACGTCATGTGCTCGCTTGCGGCGGTCGCCGCCGGCATCTTCCTCACGGCGCGCGTCTCGACGGGCGACCCGACCATCGGTGCGGCCTTCGGACTGGACTCCATCACCGCGATCGCGCTCGGGGGCGTGCAGCTGTCCGGCGGCGTCGGCAGCGTGCCCGGCGTGATCCTGGGCGTCGTGACGCTCGGGCTGGCCACCAACGGCATGAACCTGCTCGGCGTGTCGCCGTTCCTGCGCATGGCCGCCACCGGGCTCCTGCTGCTCGGCGCCGTCAGCCTGCAGCGCCGCAAGACGATCGGGGTGTGA